The following proteins are encoded in a genomic region of Nitratireductor sp. GISD-1A_MAKvit:
- a CDS encoding prolyl-tRNA synthetase associated domain-containing protein: protein MPKTPQMLLDLLSDLGIRTETRRHPPLFTVSDSQSLRGEIAGAHTKNLFLKDKKDNFFLVTVEENARVDLKTLHHKIGAASRLSFGKPEKLMAFLGVEPGSVTVFGVVNDDAKRVKLVLDADLMENGIINAHPLTNEATTSIGRDDLLRFLESVSHEPLVLKVTD, encoded by the coding sequence GTGCCGAAAACACCGCAGATGCTGCTCGATTTGCTGAGCGATCTGGGAATCAGGACCGAAACGCGTCGGCACCCGCCGCTTTTCACCGTTTCCGATTCGCAATCATTGCGGGGCGAGATTGCCGGCGCACATACGAAAAACCTTTTCCTCAAGGACAAGAAGGACAATTTCTTTCTGGTGACGGTTGAGGAGAATGCCCGGGTCGATCTCAAGACACTCCATCACAAGATCGGTGCGGCGAGCCGGCTTTCGTTCGGCAAACCGGAAAAGCTGATGGCGTTTCTGGGGGTGGAGCCCGGCTCCGTGACCGTTTTCGGTGTGGTCAATGACGATGCCAAACGGGTCAAGCTGGTGCTGGATGCGGATTTGATGGAGAATGGCATCATCAATGCGCATCCGTTGACCAATGAGGCGACGACCTCTATCGGGCGCGATGATCTGCTGCGGTTTCTGGAATCGGTATCGCATGAGCCGCTCGTCTTGAAAGTGACCGACTGA
- the trxA gene encoding thioredoxin gives MSNGDNPYEKSAGYGAGDAHYSASVEFGAAAAPVSPQPAPSAQSFSLSDTPQAPAADLIKDTTTAAFTADVIQESRNQPVLVDFWAPWCGPCKQLTPIIENAVRAAGGKVKLVKMNIDEHPAIAGQLGVQSIPAVFAFKDGQPVDGFMGALPESQVKAFIDKLTADAGGDEIAGALEAAREAVANGDQQMAAQVFSAILQRDPENVDAIGGLADLLFEAGQKEQAEQVLARAPDKHRDAAPIAAVQAKMALAEQVADLGDSAELEKRIAADPNDHQARFDLALLQNAKGDRSAAAENLLAIIRADREWQDDGARAQLLKFFEAWGPSDPATLSARRRLSSLLFS, from the coding sequence ATGAGCAACGGCGACAATCCATATGAAAAATCCGCGGGCTACGGCGCAGGTGATGCGCACTACAGTGCCAGTGTGGAGTTCGGCGCAGCTGCCGCGCCGGTCTCGCCTCAGCCGGCTCCCTCGGCCCAGAGCTTCTCGCTTTCCGACACGCCACAGGCCCCGGCTGCCGATCTGATCAAGGACACGACAACTGCAGCCTTCACGGCTGATGTGATCCAGGAATCGCGCAATCAGCCGGTGCTTGTCGATTTCTGGGCGCCGTGGTGTGGCCCGTGCAAGCAGCTGACTCCAATTATCGAAAACGCGGTTCGTGCGGCAGGCGGCAAGGTGAAGCTCGTGAAGATGAACATTGACGAGCACCCTGCCATTGCCGGGCAGCTGGGCGTGCAGTCCATTCCTGCGGTTTTCGCCTTCAAGGATGGCCAGCCGGTGGACGGCTTCATGGGTGCCCTGCCTGAAAGTCAGGTCAAGGCGTTCATCGACAAGCTGACAGCCGACGCCGGGGGCGATGAGATCGCCGGGGCGCTCGAAGCGGCCAGAGAGGCTGTTGCAAACGGCGATCAGCAGATGGCGGCGCAGGTTTTCTCGGCGATCCTCCAGCGGGATCCTGAAAATGTGGATGCCATTGGTGGACTGGCGGACCTGCTCTTCGAGGCTGGGCAGAAGGAGCAGGCCGAACAGGTCTTGGCGCGGGCTCCCGACAAGCACAGGGACGCCGCCCCCATCGCAGCCGTGCAGGCCAAGATGGCGCTCGCAGAGCAGGTGGCCGATCTCGGCGACAGTGCGGAACTGGAAAAACGCATTGCCGCCGATCCGAACGACCATCAGGCAAGGTTCGACCTGGCGCTGTTGCAGAATGCGAAGGGCGACCGATCAGCGGCAGCGGAGAACCTTCTGGCCATCATCCGGGCGGACCGGGAATGGCAGGATGACGGTGCGCGCGCCCAGTTGCTGAAATTCTTTGAAGCGTGGGGACCTTCCGATCCGGCAACGCTGTCGGCGCGGCGCCGGCTTTCCTCACTGCTGTTCTCGTAA
- a CDS encoding LON peptidase substrate-binding domain-containing protein, with translation MKAGNSSYRNGRDIDSAIPVFPLSAALLLPGGRLPLNVFEPRYLAMVDHALSGSRLIGMVQPRLDGSKRHDGEPQLCDVGCVGRLGSVSETGDGRYMITLIGICRFRVLEEIRVKTPFRQCRILPFEGDLHDDPDDEKVDRNALLKALRAYLDANNLEADWDSVHQAEDASLVNALSMMVPYGAAEKQALLEAPDLKTRADTLIAITEIVLAQGDGDAGHRLQ, from the coding sequence GTGAAGGCAGGAAATTCCTCGTATCGCAATGGTCGCGATATAGACAGCGCGATCCCTGTCTTCCCCTTGTCTGCAGCGTTGCTCCTGCCGGGCGGTCGATTGCCGCTGAATGTTTTTGAGCCGCGATATCTGGCGATGGTTGATCATGCCCTCTCCGGGAGCCGGCTCATCGGCATGGTGCAACCGCGTCTCGACGGGTCTAAGCGGCACGATGGAGAGCCACAGCTCTGTGACGTGGGTTGTGTGGGGCGGCTGGGTTCTGTCTCGGAGACCGGTGATGGCCGATACATGATAACGTTGATCGGTATCTGCCGATTCCGCGTTCTGGAGGAAATCAGGGTCAAGACCCCGTTCCGACAATGCAGAATACTGCCGTTTGAGGGCGACCTGCATGATGATCCCGATGATGAGAAGGTTGACCGAAATGCGCTTTTAAAGGCGCTTCGGGCCTATCTTGATGCGAACAATCTTGAGGCGGACTGGGACAGCGTGCATCAGGCAGAAGACGCAAGCCTCGTCAATGCGCTGTCGATGATGGTGCCTTATGGTGCGGCCGAGAAGCAGGCACTGCTGGAAGCGCCAGATCTGAAGACCCGTGCCGACACGCTGATTGCGATCACGGAAATCGTTCTGGCCCAGGGCGATGGCGATGCGGGACATCGCCTGCAGTGA
- a CDS encoding Trm112 family protein, which produces MGLKDERSGEAPIDTKLLELLVCPLTKGSLRWDAENSELISKSAKLAYPVRDGIPIMLPSEARPLD; this is translated from the coding sequence ATGGGGCTGAAAGATGAGAGGAGCGGCGAAGCTCCGATTGATACAAAGCTGCTGGAACTTCTTGTCTGCCCCTTGACCAAGGGCTCTTTGCGCTGGGACGCGGAGAACAGTGAACTGATCTCGAAAAGCGCCAAGCTTGCCTATCCGGTGCGCGACGGGATTCCCATCATGCTGCCATCGGAGGCGCGGCCCCTCGATTGA
- a CDS encoding ABC transporter ATP-binding protein: protein MLEIRAARKVFYRGQPDEKIALNGLDLTLKTGEFGVVIGSNGAGKSSMLNAISGSLALDSGQILINGDDMTGLPVHKRAKRIARVFQDPMLGTAASMTVAENMLLAELRNSRRTLRHGLNAKRLADYRERLAILGLGLEDRLNTRVDLLSGGQRQSLSLIMAVGGSPDLLLLDEHTAALDPRTADIVMEATVRAVEALKLTTLMVTHNMQHAVDYGHRVIMLDAGRVHLEIAGEEKADVTVADLIGHFATKTDRMLLAS from the coding sequence GTGCTGGAAATCCGTGCCGCACGCAAAGTGTTCTATCGGGGACAACCCGACGAGAAGATCGCCCTCAACGGGCTCGATCTTACCTTGAAAACCGGAGAATTCGGCGTTGTGATCGGCTCCAACGGAGCCGGCAAGAGCAGCATGCTCAATGCCATTTCCGGTTCGCTCGCGCTCGATTCGGGGCAGATTCTCATCAATGGCGACGACATGACGGGCCTGCCCGTTCACAAACGCGCAAAGCGCATTGCCCGCGTGTTTCAGGACCCGATGCTTGGCACTGCCGCGAGCATGACCGTCGCTGAAAACATGCTGCTTGCCGAGTTACGAAACTCCAGGCGCACGCTTCGCCATGGCCTCAATGCAAAGCGTCTGGCCGACTACCGCGAGCGCCTTGCCATTCTGGGGCTTGGCCTCGAAGACCGCCTCAACACGCGCGTCGACCTTCTGTCAGGCGGCCAGCGCCAGTCGCTCTCACTCATCATGGCCGTAGGGGGATCGCCCGATCTCCTGCTCCTTGACGAGCACACCGCAGCGCTGGACCCGCGCACCGCCGACATCGTGATGGAAGCAACGGTGCGGGCCGTCGAGGCGCTGAAACTGACCACACTCATGGTCACCCACAACATGCAGCATGCCGTCGATTACGGCCACCGCGTCATCATGCTCGATGCCGGGCGCGTGCATCTGGAAATCGCAGGCGAGGAAAAGGCGGACGTCACCGTGGCCGACCTGATCGGCCATTTCGCCACCAAGACCGACCGCATGTTGCTTGCGAGCTGA
- a CDS encoding ABC transporter substrate-binding protein, with protein sequence MTVKSRLSLRGIVAAGAILFGLGAASAEPIRIGIANFGEHPQLNTAIQGFKDALAAGGYEEGKDVVYSESHTNFDASLVPQMIAKLQAEGPALMYTVTTPVSQIAKKALSGSGIPIVFSAVTDPVAAKLVPSWEAGDEGMTGATDLQDVAAVMEFARKLVPDAKRIGQPYNPGEANDVALLEKVQAAAPDAGFEVVPVGVDNVNDIQQRIASLAGKADVIYTPASNLLQPAIAAVSAAARQAGIPIINSDDGAVSDGVVPASFAVNYQQVGLNAGKIALQILDGTDPKSIPPMNPAYEDHAPRISKKAMAAFGIEIPEEFADCDCIVE encoded by the coding sequence ATGACTGTAAAATCACGCTTATCCCTGCGCGGCATTGTGGCTGCCGGTGCAATTCTGTTCGGCCTTGGCGCGGCCAGTGCAGAGCCGATCCGCATCGGCATCGCCAATTTTGGTGAGCATCCGCAGCTCAACACGGCAATACAGGGCTTCAAGGATGCGCTCGCCGCCGGTGGTTATGAGGAAGGCAAGGATGTTGTCTATTCCGAAAGCCACACCAATTTCGACGCCTCACTGGTCCCGCAGATGATTGCGAAGCTGCAGGCCGAGGGCCCCGCCCTCATGTACACCGTCACAACGCCGGTTTCCCAGATTGCCAAGAAGGCCCTTTCCGGTTCCGGCATCCCGATCGTCTTCTCAGCTGTCACCGATCCGGTGGCTGCCAAGCTCGTGCCCTCCTGGGAAGCAGGCGATGAAGGCATGACCGGCGCGACCGACCTCCAGGACGTTGCAGCCGTCATGGAATTCGCCAGGAAACTTGTTCCCGATGCAAAGCGCATCGGCCAGCCCTACAACCCGGGCGAGGCCAACGATGTCGCCCTGCTTGAGAAGGTTCAGGCGGCCGCGCCGGATGCCGGGTTCGAGGTCGTGCCCGTGGGCGTCGACAATGTGAACGACATCCAGCAGCGCATTGCTTCGCTCGCCGGCAAGGCGGACGTGATCTACACGCCGGCTTCAAATCTTCTCCAGCCGGCCATCGCTGCCGTTTCGGCCGCCGCAAGGCAGGCCGGCATCCCGATCATCAACTCCGATGACGGCGCCGTGTCCGATGGCGTGGTTCCGGCAAGCTTTGCGGTGAACTATCAGCAGGTCGGCCTCAATGCCGGCAAGATCGCGCTGCAGATCCTTGATGGCACCGATCCGAAGTCCATCCCGCCGATGAACCCGGCCTATGAGGACCACGCTCCGCGCATCTCGAAAAAGGCCATGGCGGCCTTCGGCATCGAGATCCCCGAAGAGTTTGCCGACTGCGACTGCATCGTCGAGTAA